One window of Arvicola amphibius chromosome 6, mArvAmp1.2, whole genome shotgun sequence genomic DNA carries:
- the Slc17a4 gene encoding probable small intestine urate exporter, which yields MSTGAGIKTKVGDSSNDSSSSMTQEQSFKRGFCSLRHGLAFILQLCNFSIYTQQMNLSIAITAMVNTTAATSQPNASTERPPGDSQDFWNETVQESKAPVYDWTPEIQGILLSSLSYGSFLAPIPTGYVAGVFGAKYVVGAGLLISSVLTLFIPLAADTGVALLIGLRVIQGIAQVMVLTGQYSIWVKWAPPLERSQLTTIAGSGAMLGTFLVLIAGGLLCQTLGWPYIFYIFGGIGCACCLIWFPLVYDDPQNHPFISAAEKRYIGCSLAHEDCSPGWSLPIKAMVKSLPLWAIVVSYFCQYWLLSTMMAYTPTYIGSVLQANLRDSGILSALPFVFGCVCIILGGLLADFLLSRKILRLVTIRKLFTAIGVLVSSGILVPLPWVRSSRSTTMAFLVLSSVFCSLCDSGALINFLDIAPRYAGFLKGLLQIFSYIAGAIAPTVAGFFIGQNPELGWRNVFLLAAAIDVIGLLFYLVFGQAEVQDWAKEQTHL from the exons ATGTCTACTGGAGCAGGCATCAAGACGAAAGTGGGAGACAGTTCCAATGACAGCAGTTCAAGCATGACCCAAGAACAATCCTTCAAGAGAG GTTTTTGTTCACTGCGACATGGCCTGGCCTTCATCTTGCAGCTCTGTAATTTTTCGATTTATACCCAACAAATGAATTTGAGCATTGCCATAACAGCCATGGTGAACACCACAGCAGCAACCAGCCAGCCCAACGCTTCCACTGAAAGACCCCCTGGTGACTCCCAAGACTTCTGGAATGAAACAGTACAGGAATCTAAG GCCCCGGTGTATGACTGGACGCCAGAGATCCAGGGTATCCTCCTCAGCTCCCTGAGCTACGGGTCATTCTTAGCTCCGATCCCCACTGGCTATGTGGCTGGAGTATTTGGAGCCAAGTATGTGGTTGGAGCGGGTTTGTTAATTTCTTCAGTGCTGACTCTCTTCATTCCATTGGCGGCTGATACTGGAGTAGCCTTGCTCATTGGCCTTCGGGTCATCCAAGGCATAGCTCAG GTTATGGTATTAACAGGTCAGTACTCAATATGGGTCAAATGGGCTCCACCACTGGAAAGGAGTCAACTCACCACCATTGCTGGATCAG GGGCAATGCTTGGGACCTTCCTCGTCCTCATTGCTGGTGGTCTTCTTTGCCAGACCCTCGGATGGCCTTATATCTTCTACATCTTTG GTGGGATTGGCTGTGCCTGTTGCCTGATCTGGTTTCCTCTCGTATATGATGACCCACAGAATCACCCCTTTATCAGCGCTGCTGAGAAGAGATACATTGGGTGTTCACTGGCTCACGAG GATTGctcaccaggctggtctcttcCCATTAAAGCCATGGTCAAATCTCTCCCACTTTGGGCTATTGTAGTTTCTTACTTCTGTCAGTATTGGCTGTTATCCACGATGATGgcatacacacccacatatatCGGCTCTGTACTTCAAGCAAACCTCAGAGAC AGCGGAATCTTGTCGGCCCTGCCATTCGTGTTTGGCTGTGTCTGCATTATCCTGGGGGGACTACTGGCAGATTTTCTCCTCTCCAGGAAAATCCTCCGACTTGTGACTATCAGGAAGCTCTTCACTGCAATAG GGGTCCTTGTCTCATCTGGGATCCTCGTGCCCCTGCCTTGGGTCAGATCTAGCCGCAGCACCACAATGGCCTTCTTGGTTCTGTCGTCTGTCTTCTGCAGCCTCTGTGACTCAGGGGCCCTCATAAACTTCTTAGATATTGCTCCAAG gtacGCTGGCTTTCTCAAAGGACTACTGCAAATCTTTTCTTATATAGCGGGAGCCATAGCTCCTACTGTTGCTGGATTTTTTATTGGTCAG